In Poecile atricapillus isolate bPoeAtr1 chromosome W, bPoeAtr1.hap1, whole genome shotgun sequence, one DNA window encodes the following:
- the LOC131592207 gene encoding active regulator of SIRT1-like: MSASLLRRGLELLEPPGRAKAPPGLQQGRAGPRTAGAARRRKRAPEAGRNKATVKGRVVKSAIEEYHKKKPVNHLRENLRYMLKGRLVADKAVTEQVLAQNRGRKSKDQPPEKTEKKKPEGTVFTEEDFRKFEREYFGVP; encoded by the exons ATGTCGGCATCGCTGCTGCGCCGcggcctggagctgctggagccgcCGG GCCGGGCGAAGGCGCCGCCGGGACTTCAGCAAGGCCGGGCCGGCCCCAGGACGGCGGGCGCGGCGAGGCGGAGGAAGAGAGCACCGGAGGCCGGCAGGAACAAGGCCACGGTCAAGGGCAGGGTCGTGAAGTCGGCGATAG AGGAGTACCATAAGAAGAAGCCTGTGAATCACTTAAGAGAAAACCTGCGGTACATGTTAAAGGGACGACTTGTTGCAGACAAAGCCGTCACAGAACAA GTTCTTGCTCAGAACAGAGGCAGGAAGTCCAAAGATCAGCCTccagagaagacagaaaagaagaagcccGAAGGCACAGTGTTTACTGAGGAAGATTTCCGTAAATTTGAGAGGGAATACTTTGGCGTCCCATAA